Sequence from the Thermocoleostomius sinensis A174 genome:
ACGCAACCAATCAACAGTTTGGTGAAACGTCCAGGTTACAGTTGATACCTCTTGAACTACTAGATTTTCACAAATCAGATTATTCCATGAGGTTAGTAGCGTTAGTTGAGAATTCGGCAAAACGTTACGCAGTTTTTCTATTAATTGTATTAATAGGTTCTTATCTGATGTGTCAATTGCTTGAGAAAAATGCGACTTGTTGTAATATTTATACTTCTTGGTTTCATGTTGAAATTCCTCCTTATTTGGCTCTGTCCAGCAAATTAATAGATGTTCTATGGCAACGCTATTGATGGACATAAGCCATCTCCCAACGGTCTATCTCAGTTAGAACTTGATCAATTTCTTGCTGAACGCAATGCTGAGTTGCTATCACCATGCGATGTCGCGATCGATCGAGCGGGGCCCAACGCTGGGGATCAGAGCTTATGAAGATGACAACACTGTTGACTTGTAGAGCAGCAGCTAAGTGAGAAATGCCCGTGTCATTGCAAATTAAACCCCG
This genomic interval carries:
- a CDS encoding glycosyltransferase family 9 protein, whose translation is MSINSVAIEHLLICWTEPNKEEFQHETKKYKYYNKSHFSQAIDTSDKNLLIQLIEKLRNVLPNSQLTLLTSWNNLICENLVVQEVSTVTWTFHQTVDWLRQHSFDAALIFTPPTRSPYAMAYACYLAGIPIRVGQSCEFGGGVLSICVTPCDTDSIGDFCWHLLHSSIPILCGSEF